The Chroococcidiopsis sp. SAG 2025 genomic sequence CAACGATCGGAATGTTTTTTGTTTGAGGATTTTGTTGAAGAGACTGGGCAACTTCTACACCACTTAGATCGGGTAAAATCATATCCAGTAAAATCAAGTCTGGATAGTGTTGCTGTGCAAGAGTTATTGCTGTTACGCCGTCTTCAGCAGTCATGAACGAACACTCAACGAACTGAAGTAGTTGGGCAAGCAGCTCTAAATTATCTTCATCATCGTCAACTACTAAGACTAGGGGCTGTTTCAACTTGCACTGGAAACTGCAATTTTCTGTCATGTTGAAAGTTGGTAATTAAAAATGCGCCCTCCTTTGCATAAAATAACTGAGTTCTCTATCTCAGGAAATACGCCTTAAGATAGATGTGAAGTGTGAGATTAATAGTATATTCCAATACATGCAAGTAAAGACAGTGCTTGAACGCGGCATTGACACAATCCCGAAAGCGCTCGAACTCACTCCATTGTTGCCGCATTCAATTCTTTTTGCAGGCTATCTAATCGTGCTGTTGAGGTCTAGCATCAAAAGTTTCATGTTTCTCCTGGCTTCCATATAATTCTTCCCCCAGGCAAGCACCATCCTGCATCCTTGACATTACCGCCATAAGATTGCAGCACAATGCCACCATCAATAGGATTCCACTTTAGGGCATTCAGGATTTGTCTTGCACTCGTACCATTGATA encodes the following:
- a CDS encoding response regulator, with the translated sequence MTENCSFQCKLKQPLVLVVDDDEDNLELLAQLLQFVECSFMTAEDGVTAITLAQQHYPDLILLDMILPDLSGVEVAQSLQQNPQTKNIPIVAVTATARAESQQQFLEGGCLECVIKPYCVDEFEEIIHHYLFKKN